The following are from one region of the Fusarium keratoplasticum isolate Fu6.1 chromosome 4, whole genome shotgun sequence genome:
- a CDS encoding RING-type domain-containing protein → MLRSFKNRASSVFRKKKAADTEPAPDLPVPPSPADTSAPGPARYIPPPPPPPPYSQPSTSLYTPSTASTRPEQNQQEREQEQERDQEQQPRDDHQQDQLLDQAPAHQPPAPDPAAPDPFAPKYVPYIEATPLKNNMFAGTAGRYGRVNPDIMGGFGDDDDSIWLVDDEESDEEQRREQRNNQVRTSNSLRTPSRPVSRHSTASSSRTPATTQILDSGPAPPSSSLRPAFRYHVPSLLDDDEFTSGTLSSTVATPETPPTQETSPAPRRGYGPVAPSILNLTDLGVDADDIHEPPSKRRNVTPLPTRPAVASSSSSSLVNPYVARFQQPDDAKIPASLRQLDQSADDVADDFSFGQRYQKAPDSSDVIVTHQRIPAEASTGDVECLVCTETKGANAFPRFSITSSCTHPPSTCLDCIQLSIESDLSSKLWTEIRCPECRELLEYVDIQRYANNQTFTRYETLALRAAMSEAENFIWCTSGCGSGQIHDSGSEQPIVTCLHCGHRSCFHHNVVWHQTLSCDEYDQLLADPENFRSNLEIENEKWSEAQRAQLEADRAMAQGLLAEDQAERRRQEERERKEREQAQKAAKLARQIAARRKREEEQSRATVSQTTKPCPGCGWAIEKNRGCSHMTCKLIPVVLDFLLVAPLRLNPALDGIKCKHEFCFECGANHREIMKNDNSVHKRTCRYHPDNLEDYEGEDTE, encoded by the exons ATGCTGCGCTCTTTCAAAAATAGGGCATCCAGCGTTTtccgcaagaagaaggcggcagACACGGAGCCTGCACCGGACCTGCCTGTTCCACCTTCACCTGCCGACACTTCAGCTCCTggtccggctcgctatatcccacctccacctccacctcctccataCTCACAACCATCAACATCGCTCTATACTCCTTCTACTGCCTCAACACGGCCTGAGCAAAATCAACAGGAGCGAgagcaagaacaagaacgaGACCAGGAACAGCAACCCCGAGACGACCACCAACAAGACCAGCTATTGGATCAAGCTCCCGCGCATCAACCACCAGCGCCAGACCCTGCGGCGCCAGATCCCTTCGCGCCTAAATACGTCCCCTATATCGAGGCCACTCCACTCAAGAACAACATGTTCGCTGGGACAGCAGGCAGATATGGGCGGGTGAACCCTGATATCATGGGTGGCTtcggtgatgacgatgactcCATCTGGCTTGTGGATGACGAAGAGTCGGACGAGGAACAGCGCCGAGAGCAGCGCAATAATCAAGTCCGAACTTCTAATTCTCTACGCACCCCTTCACGGCCAGTCTCGCGACATTCtactgcttcttcttcgcgTACACCAGCAACGACACAAATCCTGGACTCGGGTCCTGCCCCTCCGAGTTCTTCTTTGAGACCGGCTTTCCGCTATCATGTGCCCtctctcctcgacgacgacgagttCACCTCGGGCACTCTCTCAAGCACTGTTGCGACACCGGAAACACCACCTACTCAGGAAACCTCCCCTGCACCAAGACGAGGCTACGGCCCCGTGGCACCATCAATCCTCAATCTCACCGAtctcggcgtcgacgccgacgacATTCACGAGCCCCCATCAAAGAGACGAAACGTTACCCCCCTCCCCACCCGGCCTGCGGTTgcgtcttcctcttcctcttctttaGTTAACCCGTACGTTGCCCGGTTTCAGCAGCCGGATGATGCCAAGATACCGGCATCCCTCCGCCAGCTGGATCAGTCTGCGGATGACGTCGCTGATGATTTCAG CTTTGGCCAGCGATATCAGAAAGCTCCGGACTCATCTGATGTGATTGTCACCCACCAGCGAATACCAGCAGAGGCGAGCACCGGCGACGTGGAGTGTTTGGTTTGTACAGAGACTAAGGGAGCTAATGCCTTCCCTCGTTTCTCGATAACGTCGTCATGCACCCACCCTCCGAGCACATGCCTTGATTGTATTCAGCTGTCCATTGAGTCGGACTTGAGTAGCAAGCTCTGGACCGAGATCAGGTGTCCTGAATGCCGTGAACTACTAGAATATGTCGACATACAGAGATATGCCAATAACCAGACGTTTACGAG ATATGAGACTCTGGCTCTTCGGGCTGCCATGTCGGAAGCTGAAAACTTTATATGGTGCACTTCTGGCTGTGGCTCCGGTCAGATCCATGACTCGGGCTCTGAGCAGCCGATTGTTACTTGTCTTCACTGTGGCCATCGCTCATGCTTCCATCATAATGTTGTGTGGCACCAGACTTTGAGTTGCGACGAATATGACCAGCTCCTCGCCGACCCTGAAAACTTTCGCTCTAACCTCGAGATCGAGAACGAGAAATGGTCGGAAGCCCAGCGAGCTCAGTTGGAGGCTGACAGAGCTATGGCACAGGGGCTACTGGCTGAGGATCAGGCTGAGCGGAGGCGCCAGGAAGAAAGAGAACGAAAGGAGAGGGAGCAAGCTCAAAAGGCAGCCAAGCTGGCACGCCAGATTGCCGCCAGAAGGAAGCGGGAGGAGGAACAGAGCCGGGCTACCGTGAGCCAAACGACGAAGCCTTGCCCCGGGTGCGGGTGGGCTATCGAGAAGAACAGGGGCTG TTCGCACATGACTTGTAAGTTGATCCCCGTTGTCCTTGATTTCCTCCTTGTTGCCCCCCTGAGGCTCAACCCTGCCCTTGATG GCATCAAGTGCAAACACGAGTTCTGCTTCGAGTGCGGCGCGAACCACCGCGAGATCATGAAGAATGACAATAGCGTCCACAAGCGCACATGTCGCTACCATCCAGATAACCTTGAAGACTATGAAGGTGAAGACACGGAATGA